A part of Larkinella insperata genomic DNA contains:
- a CDS encoding SDR family oxidoreductase, translating to MNPSSLQDPQNNYPQPPQPEQQQEVPGTEADMQPKADHGETSYKGSGKLTGRKAIITGGDSGIGRAVAIAFAREGADVLIAYLNEEEDARETARYVEEAGRKAVLVAGDIRDEAHCQQLVERAVSELGGLDILVNNAAYQMSQESLQDITSEQLDRTFRTNIFAMFYLCKAAEQYLQPGSTVVNTTSVNAYKPSPTLLDYAATKAAIQNFTANLAQVWGEKGIRVNCVAQGPIWTPLIPSTMPPEKVKNFGQDVPLQRAGQPAELAPIYVLLASNDSSYMTGSTVQVTGGTPTI from the coding sequence ATGAATCCATCCAGCCTACAAGACCCCCAGAACAACTATCCACAACCCCCGCAACCCGAGCAGCAACAGGAGGTGCCGGGCACCGAAGCCGACATGCAGCCCAAAGCTGATCACGGTGAAACCTCCTACAAAGGTTCGGGCAAGCTGACCGGTCGCAAAGCAATCATTACCGGGGGCGATTCGGGGATTGGCCGGGCCGTGGCCATTGCTTTTGCCCGGGAAGGGGCGGACGTGCTCATTGCCTATCTGAACGAAGAAGAGGACGCGCGGGAAACCGCCCGCTACGTCGAAGAAGCCGGTCGGAAAGCCGTGCTGGTGGCGGGTGACATCCGCGATGAGGCTCATTGCCAGCAGCTGGTGGAGCGGGCCGTGTCGGAGTTGGGCGGGCTGGACATTCTGGTCAATAACGCGGCCTATCAGATGTCGCAGGAATCGTTGCAGGATATTACGAGCGAACAACTGGACCGGACCTTCCGCACCAATATTTTCGCGATGTTTTACCTCTGTAAAGCCGCCGAACAGTACCTCCAACCCGGCAGCACGGTAGTGAATACCACCTCGGTGAACGCTTACAAACCCAGCCCCACGTTGCTGGACTACGCAGCCACGAAAGCCGCTATTCAGAACTTTACGGCCAATCTGGCTCAGGTGTGGGGTGAAAAAGGCATCCGGGTCAATTGTGTGGCGCAGGGCCCCATCTGGACCCCCCTGATTCCGTCGACGATGCCGCCGGAGAAGGTGAAAAATTTCGGGCAGGATGTGCCGCTGCAACGCGCCGGTCAGCCCGCTGAGCTGGCTCCAATTTACGTCCTGCTGGCTTCCAATGATTCCAGTTACATGACGGGGAGTACCGTGCAGGTAACGGGCGGAACACCAACGATTTAA
- a CDS encoding FdhF/YdeP family oxidoreductase → MEKSPNNQKKPADIPEQVIGKEPRSGERPGQGSALTNNHYDPHGKPDADKRVLPAPDTLENKRKFTILAQPPERFTGLKLDKPADVAAGLPAVLKSGSFAWGEAGVGRGTHALLKLNQKDGFDCSSCAWPDPDRDRSIAEFCENGAKATASDADHKRVDTDFFAKHSVVELSQMSDRDLNNAGRITHPVVLRPGATHYTPIAWDDAFQLIADELNKLESPNEAAFYTSGKVPNEPAYVYQLFVRQFGTNNLPDCSNMCHESSGSALSPTVGLGKGSVTLNDVHEADVIIIMGQNPGTNHPRMLTALQIAKRKGAKIISVNPLHEAGLSHFKNPQDFMNPIKAVGTLLGHGTPITDLFLQVKINGDMAVLRGIMKYLLEAEEKAPGTVIDLEFIRQYTTCYEEFAEVIRNTTWEDIEEMSGVPREQLREAANLLAHKQKIVTCWAMGLTQQKNGVMSIQEIVNLHLLKGAIGIPGAGLCPVRGHSNVQGDRTMGIWERPHKEFLDALQKEYNFQPPREHGLDTVETIKAMHDGKIKVFLSLGGNLLSAGPDTEFIADCMRKQRLTAFVAPKLNRGHLTTGSLSLILPCFTHLDIDRQKSGHQFTSCENSMGVVSRNKGVLEPLEGEMRSEVAILCGIAKATLGPRSTVNWDAYTENYDTIRDAIARVIPGFEDFNEKIRKPGGFYLPNGPRERNFTTETGKANFSVTDMVMHHIQPDQLVLMTIRSHDQFNTTVYDYNDRYRGIHGERRIVFMNPQDMADRGIRERQLVNVTSHFEGQTRMMERLIAIPYNIPKGNTAAYYPEANVLVPVASVAYISNTPTSKFVIVTVEPISEAFVKGDGSTEVVAAG, encoded by the coding sequence ATGGAAAAGTCACCCAACAACCAGAAAAAGCCTGCTGATATACCTGAACAGGTGATTGGAAAGGAGCCAAGGAGTGGAGAACGGCCCGGTCAGGGTAGCGCGTTGACCAATAATCACTACGATCCGCACGGCAAACCAGATGCCGATAAGCGTGTTTTACCCGCACCCGATACATTGGAGAACAAACGAAAATTCACCATCCTGGCCCAGCCACCCGAACGATTTACGGGCCTCAAACTAGATAAACCGGCCGATGTGGCCGCCGGATTGCCCGCCGTCCTGAAATCCGGCTCATTTGCCTGGGGTGAAGCCGGCGTTGGCCGCGGAACCCACGCCCTGCTGAAGCTCAATCAAAAAGACGGTTTTGACTGTTCGTCCTGCGCCTGGCCCGACCCGGACAGAGACCGGTCCATTGCCGAATTCTGCGAAAACGGGGCTAAAGCGACTGCTTCCGATGCCGACCACAAGCGCGTTGATACAGACTTCTTTGCAAAGCACAGCGTGGTGGAACTCTCGCAGATGAGCGACCGCGATCTCAACAACGCCGGTCGCATTACGCATCCGGTGGTGCTGCGGCCCGGTGCTACCCACTACACGCCTATTGCCTGGGACGATGCATTTCAACTCATTGCGGATGAACTAAACAAGCTGGAATCGCCTAACGAGGCCGCTTTCTACACCTCCGGTAAAGTGCCCAACGAACCCGCCTACGTCTACCAGCTTTTTGTGCGGCAGTTTGGAACGAATAACCTGCCCGACTGCTCCAACATGTGTCACGAGAGCAGCGGTTCGGCCCTGAGCCCGACGGTGGGCCTGGGCAAAGGTTCGGTAACGCTCAATGATGTTCACGAAGCGGATGTGATCATCATCATGGGGCAGAATCCGGGAACCAACCACCCCCGGATGCTGACGGCTTTACAGATTGCCAAGCGCAAGGGCGCCAAGATCATTTCCGTTAATCCGTTGCACGAAGCGGGGTTGAGCCATTTCAAAAACCCGCAGGATTTCATGAATCCGATCAAAGCCGTCGGAACCCTGCTGGGCCACGGTACGCCGATCACCGATTTGTTTCTGCAGGTGAAAATCAACGGTGATATGGCGGTTCTGCGGGGCATCATGAAGTACCTGCTGGAAGCCGAAGAAAAAGCCCCCGGTACGGTGATCGACCTCGAATTCATCCGGCAATACACAACCTGTTACGAGGAATTTGCGGAGGTGATTCGCAACACCACCTGGGAAGATATCGAGGAAATGAGCGGGGTTCCGCGCGAACAGTTACGCGAAGCGGCCAACCTCCTGGCCCACAAACAAAAGATTGTTACCTGCTGGGCAATGGGTCTGACGCAGCAGAAAAACGGCGTGATGAGCATTCAGGAAATTGTGAACCTGCACCTGCTCAAAGGCGCCATCGGCATTCCCGGCGCGGGGCTGTGTCCCGTTCGCGGGCACTCCAACGTGCAGGGTGACCGGACAATGGGCATCTGGGAGCGTCCTCACAAGGAGTTTCTGGACGCTTTGCAAAAGGAATACAACTTTCAGCCGCCCCGCGAACACGGTCTGGATACGGTGGAAACCATCAAGGCGATGCACGACGGTAAAATCAAGGTGTTTCTGAGTCTGGGTGGCAACCTATTGTCGGCCGGGCCGGACACCGAATTTATCGCGGACTGTATGCGGAAGCAGCGGCTGACGGCTTTTGTGGCTCCCAAGCTCAATCGGGGGCACCTCACAACCGGCTCCCTCTCACTCATTTTGCCCTGTTTTACCCACCTGGATATTGATCGGCAGAAGTCGGGACATCAGTTCACTTCCTGCGAAAATTCAATGGGGGTTGTGAGCCGAAACAAAGGCGTGCTGGAACCGCTGGAAGGGGAAATGCGCAGCGAAGTCGCCATCCTCTGCGGTATTGCCAAGGCAACGCTGGGGCCCCGCTCGACGGTGAATTGGGACGCCTATACGGAGAACTACGACACCATCCGCGACGCGATTGCCCGCGTGATTCCGGGCTTTGAGGATTTCAACGAGAAAATCCGCAAACCGGGCGGCTTTTACCTGCCCAACGGCCCCCGCGAACGCAACTTCACGACGGAAACCGGCAAGGCCAATTTCTCGGTCACCGACATGGTGATGCACCACATCCAGCCCGACCAACTGGTGCTGATGACAATCCGGAGCCACGACCAGTTCAACACAACGGTCTATGATTACAACGACCGGTACCGCGGTATTCACGGCGAACGGCGAATCGTTTTCATGAATCCGCAGGACATGGCCGACCGGGGCATTCGGGAGCGGCAGCTAGTCAATGTCACCAGCCATTTTGAAGGCCAGACCCGGATGATGGAAAGGCTGATTGCCATTCCCTACAACATTCCGAAGGGCAACACGGCGGCTTATTATCCCGAAGCCAACGTGCTGGTGCCGGTGGCCAGCGTGGCCTATATCAGCAATACGCCCACCTCCAAGTTTGTGATCGTAACCGTGGAGCCCATTTCCGAAGCGTTTGTGAAAGGTGATGGCTCCACCGAAGTCGTCGCAGCGGGATAG
- a CDS encoding SMP-30/gluconolactonase/LRE family protein — MKKNNVFTTVLGLVLTVLGGCDNKEDDVVPGITLTEVATSSVQWTGVAVSQQSKLFANYPRMEVDTIPYSVAVLDGGQALPFPNQEWNTWNPTLNPQDHFICVQSVYVDDQNNLWVLDPASPQMRGVVKGGAKLLKFNPNTGELLQRIVFNDEMVVYPSSYLNDVRVDTQKNLAYITDSNQGGIIVVNLTSGQARRLLGRHPSTKSEGTIITAEGRIYRTQSGKIPSSDSDGIALNPQRTHLYWHALTGRSLYRVPTEALQNESLTDEQVAAQVEKVADTEPTDGMIFDPNGNLYLSAMQLNAVIRMAPDGRQERMVQSEQLKWPDTFALGPDGQLYVTTSQLHIPRTERTEPYRIFKFNLQ, encoded by the coding sequence ATGAAGAAAAATAATGTATTCACGACGGTTTTAGGACTCGTTCTTACCGTACTGGGGGGATGTGACAACAAAGAAGACGACGTAGTGCCGGGCATTACGCTGACGGAAGTCGCCACGTCGTCGGTTCAGTGGACGGGCGTGGCGGTGTCGCAGCAGAGTAAGCTGTTTGCCAATTACCCCCGCATGGAAGTAGACACGATTCCGTATTCGGTGGCGGTTCTCGACGGTGGGCAGGCTCTGCCGTTTCCCAACCAGGAATGGAACACCTGGAATCCGACCCTCAATCCTCAAGACCATTTTATCTGCGTCCAGAGCGTTTACGTCGACGATCAGAACAATTTGTGGGTGCTGGACCCGGCTTCTCCGCAAATGCGGGGTGTGGTAAAAGGCGGAGCCAAGCTGTTGAAGTTTAATCCCAATACCGGCGAACTGCTCCAGCGGATTGTATTCAACGACGAGATGGTGGTTTATCCGTCGAGTTACCTGAATGATGTTCGGGTGGATACGCAGAAAAACCTGGCTTACATCACCGACTCCAATCAGGGCGGTATTATTGTCGTTAATCTGACGAGCGGTCAGGCCCGGCGGCTATTGGGTCGGCACCCGTCTACCAAATCGGAAGGCACAATCATCACGGCCGAGGGCCGAATTTACCGGACCCAGTCGGGCAAAATACCGTCTTCCGATTCGGATGGTATCGCCTTGAATCCCCAGCGAACGCACCTTTACTGGCACGCCCTGACGGGCCGTAGCCTATATCGGGTGCCGACGGAAGCCTTGCAGAACGAATCCTTGACCGATGAGCAGGTGGCGGCTCAGGTCGAGAAAGTGGCCGATACGGAACCAACCGACGGCATGATTTTCGACCCGAACGGCAACCTGTACCTGTCGGCAATGCAGCTTAATGCCGTCATCCGGATGGCGCCCGATGGCAGGCAGGAGCGCATGGTGCAGAGTGAGCAGCTAAAGTGGCCCGACACGTTCGCCCTCGGCCCCGACGGGCAGCTTTACGTCACCACCTCGCAGTTGCACATTCCCCGAACGGAGCGCACCGAGCCGTATCGAATTTTCAAATTCAACCTCCAGTAA